A window of the Mesotoga prima MesG1.Ag.4.2 genome harbors these coding sequences:
- the rpmG gene encoding 50S ribosomal protein L33, with translation MAKKTKGNKVLVTLKCSECGTRNYYRFKNRQKKYKLDSSKYCPKCRKHTEHKESK, from the coding sequence ATGGCAAAGAAAACAAAGGGAAATAAGGTCCTTGTAACATTGAAGTGTTCCGAGTGTGGTACTAGAAACTATTACAGGTTCAAGAACCGCCAAAAAAAGTACAAATTGGACTCGAGTAAATACTGCCCAAAGTGCAGGAAACATACCGAGCACAAAGAATCCAAGTAA